A portion of the Acidisarcina polymorpha genome contains these proteins:
- a CDS encoding AraC family transcriptional regulator yields MLPRSQYRRDRTIALMDPLSDVLSLLKPRAYVTGCLSAGNPWSLQLPAYEGIKCYAVVTGECWLSVSGVEQPVRLRAGNCLLLPHGRPFLIASDLALPPVDARTIIASIERYQGVLTVTPGDDFFLLGSHFALEGDARFLLEVLPTIVMLKDEAQQESVRWAVERMLREMRDFQPGGTLVAQQVAYTLLVEALRLHSADDARRGSGWLFALADPRMRTVLTLIHQSPAHGWTLEELARSVGMSRTAFAQNFRGSVGESPMAYIRRWRMTLAANRIQDKRESIASVAPSLGYQSESAFSAAFKRHWGRSPRQYHQEPTP; encoded by the coding sequence ATGCTGCCACGTTCACAATATCGTCGTGATCGTACAATCGCCCTTATGGATCCTCTGTCGGACGTGCTGTCTCTTCTGAAGCCTCGCGCATACGTTACTGGCTGTTTGTCCGCAGGCAATCCGTGGTCGCTTCAACTGCCTGCATACGAAGGCATCAAGTGCTACGCGGTGGTTACCGGCGAATGCTGGCTTTCAGTTTCAGGTGTCGAGCAACCAGTCCGATTGCGCGCCGGAAATTGCCTACTCCTGCCGCATGGCCGCCCTTTTTTGATCGCGAGCGACCTCGCCCTGCCGCCGGTGGACGCGCGGACGATTATCGCGTCGATTGAAAGGTACCAAGGCGTCCTCACGGTCACTCCGGGAGACGATTTCTTTCTGCTTGGAAGCCACTTCGCACTTGAGGGAGATGCTCGCTTTTTGCTGGAAGTGTTGCCTACCATCGTCATGTTGAAGGATGAGGCGCAACAAGAGTCCGTACGGTGGGCGGTAGAAAGGATGCTCCGCGAAATGCGAGACTTTCAGCCCGGAGGTACCTTGGTTGCTCAACAGGTCGCCTATACGCTGCTCGTGGAGGCTCTTCGTTTGCACAGCGCGGATGATGCTCGACGCGGCTCCGGTTGGCTTTTCGCTCTCGCAGACCCGCGCATGAGAACAGTGCTCACACTCATTCATCAGAGCCCCGCTCATGGCTGGACGCTCGAAGAACTCGCTCGTTCTGTAGGAATGTCACGAACCGCGTTCGCCCAGAACTTCAGGGGGAGTGTAGGAGAATCGCCCATGGCGTACATCAGGCGGTGGCGAATGACCTTGGCTGCAAACCGTATTCAAGACAAACGTGAGTCGATCGCATCCGTTGCACCATCGCTGGGCTATCAGTCAGAGAGCGCGTTCAGCGCAGCGTTCAAGCGGCACTGGGGCCGATCCCCCAGACAATATCATCAGGAGCCAACGCCTTGA